The following coding sequences lie in one Pseudomonas marvdashtae genomic window:
- the pdxH gene encoding pyridoxamine 5'-phosphate oxidase produces the protein MTQTLADMRRDYTRDGLTEAQAPAEPFALFHQWFADAVKTEQAPVEANAMTLATVDADGRPHCRILLLKGLDAQGFTFFTNYDSAKGQHLAANPYAAMTFFWPTLERQVRIEGKVLKVTAQESDAYYQVRPLGSRLGAWASPQSRVIAGRGELEDLLKATEQRFSDSQPHCPEHWGGYRLLPERIEFWQGRSSRLHDRLNYRLQGGDWVRERLAP, from the coding sequence ATGACCCAAACGCTGGCTGATATGCGCCGTGACTACACCCGCGATGGCCTCACCGAGGCACAAGCGCCGGCCGAGCCGTTCGCGCTGTTCCACCAGTGGTTCGCCGACGCGGTGAAAACCGAACAGGCTCCGGTGGAGGCCAACGCCATGACCTTGGCGACGGTGGATGCGGACGGTCGGCCGCACTGCCGGATCCTGCTCCTCAAGGGACTGGATGCCCAGGGGTTCACCTTCTTCACCAACTACGACAGCGCGAAGGGCCAGCACTTGGCGGCGAATCCTTACGCGGCCATGACTTTTTTCTGGCCTACCCTGGAGCGCCAGGTGCGTATCGAGGGCAAAGTCCTGAAGGTCACGGCGCAGGAGTCGGACGCCTATTATCAGGTGCGGCCGCTGGGCAGCCGTCTCGGTGCCTGGGCCTCACCCCAGAGCCGGGTGATCGCCGGACGTGGGGAGCTGGAAGATCTGCTGAAAGCCACCGAACAGCGTTTCAGCGACAGCCAACCTCATTGCCCCGAGCATTGGGGCGGCTATCGCCTGTTGCCTGAGCGCATCGAATTCTGGCAGGGACGGTCGAGCCGTCTTCATGATCGTCTCAACTATCGTCTGCAGGGCGGGGATTGGGTTCGCGAGCGTTTGGCGCCTTGA
- a CDS encoding OmpA family protein has translation MNVLIKVALPVLLASSLLSGCATHSDGSAPLNQRTWPICSLLGGLIGGGLGAIESSGWAAGGAALGLLGGGLICYAQDGDEDDDGVFDRRDRCPDTPADTPVEHHGCPLPQYPASVPQDEPETPTSEVITLNDAGKVLFDFDQSDLTAAARGQLDGLVAKLSHANVASIRVVGHTDSVGTDTYNEGLSERRAGSVVEYLLTQGLAPDKLTSEGKGESEPVADNETDEGRAQNRRVELHIQR, from the coding sequence ATGAACGTTCTAATCAAAGTCGCCTTACCGGTGCTGCTGGCGAGCAGCCTGTTGTCCGGCTGCGCCACCCACAGCGACGGCAGCGCACCACTCAATCAACGTACCTGGCCAATCTGCAGCCTGCTCGGCGGACTCATCGGCGGTGGGCTGGGCGCCATCGAAAGCAGTGGCTGGGCCGCCGGTGGAGCCGCCTTGGGCCTGCTCGGTGGCGGCTTGATCTGCTACGCCCAGGACGGTGACGAAGACGACGACGGTGTGTTCGATCGTCGTGACCGTTGTCCCGATACGCCCGCCGATACCCCAGTCGAACACCACGGCTGCCCGCTGCCGCAATACCCCGCCAGCGTTCCGCAAGACGAACCCGAGACGCCGACCAGCGAAGTCATCACCCTTAATGACGCTGGCAAGGTGTTGTTCGATTTTGATCAATCCGATCTCACCGCCGCGGCACGAGGCCAACTCGATGGGCTGGTGGCGAAGTTGAGCCATGCCAACGTCGCCAGCATTCGTGTGGTGGGCCACACCGACAGTGTCGGCACCGATACCTATAACGAGGGGCTGTCCGAGCGCCGGGCCGGCAGCGTCGTGGAATACTTGCTGACCCAGGGACTGGCGCCGGACAAACTCACCAGCGAAGGCAAGGGCGAAAGCGAGCCGGTGGCCGACAACGAGACCGACGAGGGGCGTGCGCAGAACCGTCGGGTTGAATTGCATATCCAGCGTTGA
- a CDS encoding OmpA family protein: protein MSIVRTALPLVLLTSVLTGCAGLQKTDWPTCAAVGGAIGAGLGAIESTSWAGGGALYVGGMAAAYCWVKGDGDEDGDGVPDSRDKCPGTPKGVQVDADGCPPPAPPPMVEEPVVVTEETIVVRDVHFEFNKATLTPTDKEVLSTIATRLKQETSTAQLRVTGHTDSVGSDAYNQKLSEKRANSVVQYLVESGVPRASFVTVSGAGESQPVADNKTADGRAMNRRTEIKINR, encoded by the coding sequence ATGAGCATAGTTCGGACAGCGTTACCCCTGGTTCTGCTAACCAGTGTGTTGACTGGTTGCGCAGGTTTGCAGAAAACCGACTGGCCGACCTGTGCGGCCGTTGGCGGAGCGATCGGCGCGGGATTAGGCGCAATAGAAAGTACCTCCTGGGCTGGCGGCGGCGCGCTGTACGTTGGCGGCATGGCGGCAGCTTATTGCTGGGTCAAGGGCGACGGCGACGAGGATGGCGATGGTGTGCCGGACAGCCGCGACAAGTGCCCGGGCACTCCGAAAGGTGTGCAGGTCGATGCCGATGGCTGCCCACCGCCCGCTCCGCCCCCCATGGTCGAGGAGCCGGTCGTGGTGACGGAAGAAACCATCGTCGTGCGCGATGTGCATTTCGAGTTCAACAAAGCCACGTTGACGCCGACCGACAAAGAAGTGCTGAGCACCATCGCAACCCGCCTCAAGCAGGAAACCTCCACCGCACAGCTGCGCGTGACGGGCCATACCGACAGCGTCGGCAGTGATGCCTACAATCAGAAACTGTCGGAAAAACGGGCCAATTCGGTCGTGCAATACCTGGTCGAAAGCGGCGTACCTCGCGCCAGTTTCGTCACGGTATCCGGCGCTGGGGAAAGCCAGCCGGTGGCCGATAACAAAACGGCCGATGGTCGCGCAATGAACCGTCGCACCGAAATCAAGATAAACCGCTGA
- a CDS encoding YchJ family protein, with translation MHTPICPCGSGNPLDACCGHYHDGHPAPCAAALMRSRYSAYVLGLVDYLVSTTLPAQQDGLDRQSIAEWSAGSTWLGLDVESSEVFGGQPEHAFVTFTARWHDGQGEHSHRERSSFVQNGGHWYFIDPTVPVKTGRNDSCPCGSGHKFKKCCAGYFAR, from the coding sequence ATGCATACACCCATTTGCCCCTGCGGCAGCGGCAATCCGTTGGACGCCTGCTGCGGCCATTATCACGACGGCCACCCGGCGCCTTGCGCAGCAGCCTTGATGCGCTCGCGCTATAGCGCCTACGTGTTGGGCCTGGTGGATTATCTGGTCAGCACCACCCTGCCCGCCCAGCAGGACGGTCTCGATCGTCAGTCCATCGCCGAATGGAGCGCCGGCAGCACCTGGCTGGGACTGGACGTCGAAAGCAGCGAAGTGTTCGGCGGCCAGCCGGAACACGCGTTTGTCACATTCACGGCGCGCTGGCATGACGGCCAAGGCGAACACAGCCACCGGGAACGTTCTTCATTCGTGCAGAACGGCGGTCACTGGTATTTCATCGACCCGACCGTGCCGGTCAAGACCGGTCGCAATGACAGTTGCCCGTGCGGCAGCGGACATAAATTCAAAAAGTGCTGCGCCGGCTACTTCGCTCGTTGA
- a CDS encoding DUF6231 family protein — protein sequence MTVAISSRTPQQALAAVLDRYAPQRLLLIGASSFPALEAFQQAHPDTEVVHAGPGVLPADVAARRFDLALALDCLEHLPKRDGLNLLGGIRNLNASRIAVLADLDACGWQETDFFSLALQASERFQREDQVLTLFTYDLLEYKQVPDWLNSRFWANPENFGKYWW from the coding sequence ATGACCGTTGCCATTTCTTCGCGTACGCCCCAGCAAGCCCTGGCCGCCGTGCTTGACCGTTACGCCCCGCAAAGGCTCTTGCTGATCGGCGCCAGCAGTTTTCCTGCGCTAGAGGCGTTCCAGCAAGCGCACCCCGATACCGAGGTTGTCCACGCCGGTCCCGGCGTGCTGCCAGCTGATGTGGCGGCGCGACGTTTTGACCTGGCCCTGGCGCTCGATTGCCTGGAGCATTTGCCCAAGCGCGACGGTCTGAACCTGTTGGGCGGCATTCGCAATCTCAACGCCAGCCGGATCGCCGTGCTGGCGGATCTCGACGCCTGTGGATGGCAAGAGACAGACTTTTTCTCGCTGGCGCTGCAGGCCAGCGAGCGATTCCAGCGCGAAGACCAGGTGCTGACCCTGTTTACCTACGATCTGCTTGAATACAAACAAGTCCCCGACTGGCTCAACTCACGTTTCTGGGCCAACCCGGAAAATTTTGGAAAATATTGGTGGTAG
- a CDS encoding OmpA family protein gives MSSNKTLALALCFAITGCAQNPQNDAEGGSGWWPFGSSDKVAAKEPAPAVPLKPAAAAPQAKAESAGGTHWWWPFSSDDAADKVAQKDPVKPEAKPEAKAPATVAKAEAESNGKWWWPFGGKDQETAKAVPMPDPKVTQAWLDDYEPKLRTAIKDSKLELERRDNVLVVTAPVDGSFNPDRPAMLLPVTLGPFTRVAKILEADPKTAVLILGHADTSGAAPANQKLSQERAQSVAAIFRLSGLQRDRLMLRGMGSVAPRAANDSVEGRALNRRVELLVTPANTMVALLSKYNMPAPAPVTLVAAQDVKPAAPAAAPATKKAAAPAAKKAAAKKAPAKAPAKKTPAKKTTPAKKPEPAKAAADGKKVAAADTSKKQ, from the coding sequence ATGTCATCGAATAAAACCCTCGCTCTGGCGCTGTGCTTCGCTATCACCGGTTGCGCACAAAACCCACAAAATGATGCCGAGGGCGGCAGCGGTTGGTGGCCGTTCGGTTCCTCCGACAAGGTTGCAGCTAAAGAACCGGCTCCAGCGGTACCCTTGAAGCCAGCCGCCGCAGCACCCCAAGCCAAGGCCGAAAGTGCCGGTGGCACGCACTGGTGGTGGCCATTCTCCTCCGACGACGCCGCTGATAAAGTCGCCCAAAAAGATCCGGTGAAGCCTGAAGCCAAACCTGAAGCCAAGGCGCCGGCGACCGTTGCCAAGGCCGAAGCCGAAAGTAACGGCAAATGGTGGTGGCCATTCGGCGGCAAGGACCAGGAGACCGCCAAGGCGGTGCCGATGCCCGACCCGAAAGTCACCCAAGCCTGGCTCGACGACTATGAGCCGAAGCTGCGTACCGCCATCAAGGACAGCAAGCTTGAGCTGGAGCGCCGCGATAACGTGCTGGTCGTCACCGCGCCCGTTGACGGCTCGTTCAACCCGGACCGTCCGGCCATGCTGCTGCCGGTGACACTCGGCCCGTTCACCCGCGTTGCCAAGATCCTCGAAGCCGATCCGAAAACCGCCGTGCTGATCCTCGGCCATGCCGATACGTCGGGCGCGGCACCGGCCAATCAGAAGCTCAGCCAGGAGCGTGCCCAATCCGTGGCGGCGATCTTCCGGCTCAGTGGCTTGCAGCGTGATCGCCTGATGTTGCGCGGCATGGGCTCGGTCGCTCCCCGTGCGGCCAACGACAGCGTTGAAGGCCGGGCCTTGAACCGTCGTGTGGAGTTGCTGGTCACGCCGGCAAACACGATGGTTGCGCTGTTGAGCAAATACAACATGCCGGCCCCTGCACCGGTGACGCTGGTGGCAGCCCAGGACGTCAAACCTGCGGCGCCAGCCGCGGCCCCCGCGACGAAAAAAGCCGCAGCCCCGGCCGCCAAGAAAGCGGCGGCCAAGAAGGCCCCCGCCAAGGCCCCCGCGAAGAAGACCCCGGCCAAGAAAACCACGCCAGCGAAGAAACCGGAACCGGCCAAGGCCGCTGCCGATGGGAAAAAAGTCGCTGCCGCCGATACGTCCAAAAAACAGTGA
- the dinG gene encoding ATP-dependent DNA helicase DinG, whose protein sequence is MISTELKTTIQGAYSRFLEAKSLKPRYGQRLMIAEVAKILGDIDTDDEGRRSGEPAVVAVEAGTGTGKTVAYSLAAIPTAKAAGKRLVIATATVALQEQIVYKDLPDLMRNSGLNFTFALAKGRGRYMCLSKLDMLLQEGHAQTATAQLFEEEGFKIEVDEASQKLFTSMIEKLAGNKWDGDRDSWSTALEDADWSRLTTDHSQCTNRHCPNFGQCAFYKAREGMGKVDVIVTNHDMVLADLALGGGAVLPDPRDTIYVFDEGHHLPDKAIGHFAHYTRLRSTADWLETTAKNLTKLLAQHPLPGDLGKFIEQVPELAREIKTNQQFMFTACEQVADFKPGEDVEGRERPRHRFVGGVIPEHMREMGIELKKGFSRLTDLFTRLTDLLKEGMDGEVNIGIASNQAEEWYPLFGSLLSRSQGNWELWTAFTAEDPEDNPPMARWLTLAESGSLFDIEVNASPILAADMLRRNLWNVAYGALVTSATLTALGTFDRFRMRAGLPKKAVTAVVPSPFHHADAGVLRVPDLKADPRDAPAHTAAIIRDLPELVEGSRGTLVLFSSRKQMQDVFDGLDRDWRKQVFIQGNLSKQETLNKHKARVDGGDSSVLFGLASFAEGVDLPGAYCEHVVIAKIPFSVPDDPVEAALAEWIEARGGNPFMEISVPDASLKLVQACGRLLRTEEDRGTITLLDRRLVTQRYGKAILNALPPFRREIS, encoded by the coding sequence ATGATCAGCACCGAACTCAAAACCACGATCCAGGGCGCCTACTCGCGTTTTCTCGAAGCCAAGAGCCTCAAGCCGCGATATGGCCAGCGCCTGATGATTGCCGAAGTGGCAAAAATCCTGGGTGACATCGACACCGACGACGAAGGCCGGCGCAGTGGCGAGCCTGCTGTCGTGGCGGTGGAGGCCGGCACCGGTACCGGCAAGACCGTGGCTTATAGCCTGGCGGCGATTCCCACTGCCAAGGCCGCCGGCAAGCGCCTGGTGATCGCCACGGCAACCGTCGCCCTGCAAGAGCAGATCGTCTACAAGGACCTGCCCGACCTGATGCGCAACAGCGGGCTGAACTTCACGTTCGCCCTGGCCAAGGGCCGTGGGCGCTACATGTGCCTGTCCAAGCTCGACATGCTGCTCCAGGAAGGCCATGCGCAGACCGCCACGGCGCAGCTGTTCGAAGAGGAAGGTTTCAAGATCGAGGTCGATGAAGCCAGCCAGAAGCTGTTCACCAGCATGATCGAGAAACTGGCCGGCAATAAGTGGGACGGCGACCGGGACAGCTGGTCCACCGCCCTGGAAGACGCCGATTGGTCTCGCCTGACCACCGATCACAGCCAGTGCACCAACCGTCATTGCCCGAACTTCGGCCAGTGCGCCTTCTACAAGGCCCGCGAAGGCATGGGCAAGGTCGACGTCATCGTCACCAACCACGACATGGTCTTGGCCGACCTGGCCCTGGGCGGTGGCGCGGTGCTGCCAGACCCGCGCGACACGATCTATGTATTCGACGAGGGCCATCACCTGCCGGACAAGGCCATCGGCCATTTCGCCCATTACACTCGGCTGCGCTCCACCGCCGACTGGCTGGAAACCACCGCCAAGAACCTCACGAAGCTGTTGGCCCAGCATCCGCTGCCGGGTGACCTGGGCAAGTTCATCGAGCAGGTGCCCGAGCTTGCGCGCGAGATCAAGACGAACCAGCAGTTCATGTTCACCGCGTGCGAGCAGGTGGCCGACTTCAAGCCCGGCGAAGACGTCGAAGGTCGCGAGCGACCGCGTCATCGTTTTGTCGGCGGGGTCATCCCCGAGCACATGCGTGAAATGGGCATCGAGCTCAAGAAAGGTTTCTCGCGCTTGACCGACCTGTTCACGCGTCTGACCGACCTGCTCAAGGAAGGCATGGATGGCGAGGTCAATATCGGCATTGCCAGCAACCAGGCCGAGGAATGGTATCCCTTGTTCGGCAGCCTGCTGTCTCGCTCGCAGGGCAACTGGGAGCTGTGGACGGCATTTACGGCCGAAGATCCGGAAGACAACCCGCCGATGGCGCGTTGGCTGACCCTGGCAGAAAGCGGTTCGCTGTTCGATATCGAGGTCAATGCCAGCCCGATCCTGGCGGCGGACATGCTGCGACGCAACCTGTGGAATGTTGCCTACGGTGCGCTGGTGACCTCCGCCACGCTCACCGCCCTAGGCACGTTCGACCGTTTCCGCATGCGCGCCGGCCTGCCGAAAAAAGCCGTGACCGCCGTGGTCCCGAGCCCCTTCCACCATGCCGATGCTGGCGTGCTGCGGGTGCCGGATCTCAAGGCCGACCCACGGGACGCTCCTGCCCACACCGCCGCGATCATTCGCGACCTGCCGGAGCTGGTGGAGGGTTCGAGAGGCACGCTGGTACTGTTTTCTTCGCGTAAGCAGATGCAGGACGTGTTCGATGGGCTTGACCGTGACTGGCGCAAGCAAGTGTTCATCCAGGGCAACCTTTCGAAGCAGGAAACCTTGAACAAGCACAAGGCACGGGTCGATGGCGGGGACTCCAGCGTGCTGTTCGGCCTGGCCAGTTTTGCCGAAGGTGTCGACTTGCCGGGTGCCTACTGCGAGCACGTGGTGATCGCCAAGATCCCGTTCTCGGTCCCGGACGATCCGGTGGAAGCGGCACTGGCCGAATGGATCGAAGCCCGGGGCGGCAATCCGTTCATGGAGATTTCCGTGCCGGACGCGTCGCTGAAACTGGTCCAGGCCTGCGGCCGCTTGCTGCGTACCGAGGAAGACCGCGGCACCATCACGCTGCTCGACCGCAGATTGGTGACCCAGCGCTACGGTAAAGCCATCCTCAATGCGCTGCCGCCGTTTCGGCGGGAGATTTCCTAG
- a CDS encoding serine hydrolase domain-containing protein yields the protein MQIQGHYELRFEAVREAFAALFDDAQERGAALCIQVGGRTVIDIWAGTADKDGSEAWHSDTIANLFSCTKTFAAVTALQLVAEGKLQLDAPIARYWPEFAAAGKESITLRQLLCHQAGLPALRELMAPEALYDWQAMVDALAAEAPWWTPGEGHGYAAITYGWLVGELLRRADGRGPGESIVARVAKPLGLDFHVGLADDEFYRVAHIARGKGNVGDAAAQRLLQVTMREPTAMTTRAFTNPPSIMTSTNKPEWRRMQQPAANGHGNARSLAGFYAGLLDGSLLESEMLDELTRQHSFGEDKTLLTQTRFGLGCMLDQPDMPNATYGLGPRAFGHPGAGGSIGFADPEHDVAFGFVTNTLGPYVLMDPRAQKLARVLATCL from the coding sequence GTGCAAATTCAAGGTCATTACGAGCTTCGGTTCGAGGCGGTGCGTGAAGCGTTCGCGGCGCTGTTCGATGATGCCCAGGAGCGCGGCGCGGCGTTGTGCATTCAAGTGGGCGGCCGCACCGTCATCGATATCTGGGCAGGCACGGCTGATAAAGATGGCAGTGAAGCCTGGCATAGCGACACCATCGCCAACCTGTTTTCCTGCACCAAGACCTTCGCGGCCGTAACGGCCCTGCAACTGGTGGCGGAAGGCAAGCTGCAGCTGGACGCTCCGATCGCTCGCTATTGGCCTGAATTTGCTGCCGCTGGCAAGGAATCCATCACCCTGCGCCAGTTGCTCTGCCATCAGGCCGGGTTACCGGCGCTCAGGGAGTTGATGGCTCCTGAAGCACTTTACGACTGGCAAGCCATGGTCGACGCCTTGGCGGCTGAAGCGCCTTGGTGGACGCCCGGCGAGGGGCACGGTTATGCCGCGATCACCTACGGCTGGTTGGTTGGCGAATTGCTGCGAAGGGCCGATGGCCGGGGTCCGGGTGAGTCCATCGTTGCCCGGGTCGCAAAACCGCTGGGCCTGGACTTCCATGTCGGCCTGGCCGACGACGAATTTTATCGCGTGGCGCATATCGCCCGCGGCAAAGGCAATGTCGGCGATGCCGCGGCCCAGCGCCTGCTGCAGGTGACGATGCGCGAACCGACGGCCATGACCACTCGGGCGTTCACCAATCCGCCGTCGATCATGACCAGCACCAACAAACCCGAGTGGCGACGCATGCAGCAGCCGGCCGCCAACGGCCACGGCAACGCGCGCAGCCTCGCCGGGTTCTACGCCGGCCTGCTCGACGGCAGCCTGCTGGAAAGTGAGATGCTCGACGAGCTGACGCGCCAGCACAGCTTCGGCGAAGACAAGACGCTGCTGACCCAGACCCGTTTCGGCCTGGGGTGCATGCTCGATCAGCCTGATATGCCTAACGCGACTTACGGCCTGGGGCCGCGCGCCTTTGGTCATCCCGGTGCGGGCGGCTCCATCGGTTTTGCCGACCCGGAGCATGACGTTGCATTCGGTTTCGTGACCAACACGCTCGGGCCCTACGTCTTGATGGACCCGCGTGCGCAGAAGCTTGCGAGGGTGCTTGCCACTTGTCTATAA
- a CDS encoding DUF1145 domain-containing protein — translation MKVFWGLGRLLTLLFWLVVLVNLLMPFVHPLHLLVNLAGALLLAVHLLELLLFRAQFRGRPAPGRDRLRVLLFGIFHVQTLPTAPEASHA, via the coding sequence ATGAAGGTGTTTTGGGGGCTGGGGCGCTTGCTGACCCTGCTGTTCTGGCTGGTGGTGCTGGTCAATCTGTTGATGCCGTTCGTCCATCCGCTGCATCTGTTGGTCAATCTCGCCGGGGCGCTGTTGCTGGCGGTCCATTTACTCGAACTCTTGCTGTTCAGGGCGCAGTTTCGCGGACGTCCCGCGCCTGGCCGTGACCGCCTCCGAGTGCTGCTGTTCGGCATCTTTCACGTGCAAACCCTTCCGACCGCACCAGAGGCTTCCCATGCGTAA
- a CDS encoding CopD family protein has product MTPFALVYTLHLLAALVWVGGMFFAWMILRPAAMTALEGPARLTLWVEVFQRFFVWVWVAVAILPISGVGLIHLRFAGFETAPRYVQVMMGLYVVMTALFIRIQALQLPSLRSAVTAQDWPTGAAALGKIRRLVGINLLIGLLVVAVGAARPMF; this is encoded by the coding sequence ATGACACCCTTTGCCCTCGTCTACACCCTGCATTTACTGGCCGCCCTGGTCTGGGTCGGCGGTATGTTTTTCGCCTGGATGATCCTTCGTCCCGCCGCAATGACGGCCCTTGAAGGCCCTGCACGGCTGACGTTGTGGGTAGAAGTGTTTCAGCGTTTTTTTGTCTGGGTCTGGGTCGCCGTGGCGATTCTGCCGATCAGTGGCGTCGGCCTGATCCATCTACGCTTCGCCGGCTTCGAAACCGCGCCGCGTTATGTGCAGGTAATGATGGGGCTGTATGTGGTGATGACGGCGCTGTTCATCCGCATCCAGGCCTTGCAGCTGCCGTCGTTGCGTAGCGCGGTAACGGCGCAGGACTGGCCGACGGGCGCAGCGGCGCTGGGCAAGATCCGTCGATTGGTCGGCATCAACCTGTTGATCGGGCTGCTGGTGGTGGCGGTTGGCGCGGCAAGGCCCATGTTCTGA
- a CDS encoding glycine zipper 2TM domain-containing protein: MRKSVLLVASFSTMAMLLTGCQSSLTGDSYSRDEARRVQTIRMGTIESLRPVKIEGTKTPIGGAAGAVVGGVGGSAIGGGRGSIVAAVIGAVAGGLLGSATEEGLTRTQGVEITVREDDGSMRAYVQQVQENEVFRVGERVRISTVGGTSRVSH, translated from the coding sequence ATGCGTAAGTCTGTTTTGCTGGTTGCTTCCTTTTCCACGATGGCGATGTTGCTCACTGGCTGTCAGTCGAGCCTGACCGGCGACTCCTACTCCCGTGACGAAGCGCGTCGCGTCCAGACGATTCGCATGGGTACCATCGAATCCCTGCGTCCGGTCAAGATCGAAGGCACCAAGACCCCGATCGGCGGTGCGGCCGGTGCGGTGGTGGGTGGTGTGGGTGGCAGCGCCATCGGCGGTGGCCGTGGCAGCATCGTTGCCGCTGTGATCGGCGCCGTGGCTGGCGGCTTGCTCGGATCTGCTACTGAAGAAGGCCTGACCCGGACCCAGGGTGTCGAGATTACTGTTCGGGAAGATGACGGCAGCATGCGTGCCTATGTGCAGCAGGTTCAGGAGAACGAAGTGTTCCGTGTGGGTGAGCGGGTTCGGATTTCCACTGTCGGTGGCACGAGTCGCGTTTCGCACTAA
- a CDS encoding collagen-like protein — protein sequence MRKLCLLAAFVCPWACAQVVQVESHSLMRLPNTTSALALERLDVADYGTLLVPSNVTELSIGQLHLGREARIAIVPAQQALEMKVTQAELAEGSQITARGAPGTYTKAARPGRNLNVRFNALNAPLLSVDARGGTGAPGYVGLDGANGQAPGCTWGSAGRGADGSNGGDGQAGAAGALVRLELPREYPDERIKVAVDGGAGGTPGAGGKPGAGGKAKGCLVYTADGGKSGRPGTEGQPGPAGAPGAVTVQRF from the coding sequence ATGCGTAAATTGTGTCTGCTCGCAGCATTTGTGTGCCCATGGGCTTGTGCTCAAGTGGTCCAGGTCGAAAGTCATTCGCTGATGCGTCTGCCCAACACGACCAGCGCCCTGGCCCTGGAGCGCTTGGACGTCGCCGACTACGGCACGCTGCTGGTGCCGTCCAACGTTACCGAACTGTCCATCGGTCAGTTGCACTTGGGGCGCGAAGCGCGGATCGCGATCGTGCCAGCGCAACAGGCGCTGGAGATGAAAGTCACCCAGGCTGAACTGGCCGAAGGCAGCCAGATCACTGCGCGCGGCGCGCCGGGGACTTATACGAAGGCGGCACGACCGGGGCGCAATCTCAACGTTCGCTTCAATGCGTTGAACGCGCCGCTGCTGTCGGTGGACGCCCGTGGCGGAACCGGTGCGCCCGGTTACGTGGGGCTCGACGGTGCCAACGGGCAGGCGCCGGGTTGCACCTGGGGTTCGGCCGGTCGCGGCGCCGACGGCAGCAATGGCGGCGATGGCCAGGCCGGTGCGGCCGGTGCGCTGGTGCGCCTGGAGTTGCCCCGCGAATACCCCGACGAACGCATCAAGGTCGCGGTGGATGGCGGCGCCGGTGGCACACCTGGGGCGGGTGGCAAGCCCGGTGCAGGCGGCAAGGCCAAGGGGTGCCTGGTCTATACCGCCGACGGAGGCAAGAGTGGTCGCCCTGGCACCGAGGGCCAGCCCGGGCCAGCCGGCGCGCCGGGGGCGGTGACGGTGCAGCGGTTCTGA
- a CDS encoding LEA type 2 family protein — MTQPSQFLRITCLLLFIGLGGCASWGGDETPEPQVHLVKVEVVRARLLEQKFMLHFRVDNPGEGDLTVRGLTYRIHLGDLLLTEGEHEHWFTVRPRRSAYFKVPIRTNLWPQVREVVKMLEKPRQQIPYRLEGELETGLFIADYVHLERNGVIIAADFIAE, encoded by the coding sequence ATGACACAGCCATCACAGTTTTTACGCATCACGTGCCTGCTGTTGTTCATCGGGCTTGGCGGTTGCGCGTCCTGGGGAGGTGACGAGACGCCCGAGCCGCAGGTGCATCTGGTCAAGGTCGAGGTGGTGCGGGCCCGGTTGCTGGAGCAGAAGTTCATGTTGCACTTTCGGGTCGACAACCCCGGCGAGGGTGATCTCACCGTACGCGGCCTGACCTACCGGATCCACTTGGGCGACCTGCTGCTGACCGAAGGCGAGCATGAACACTGGTTCACCGTCCGTCCCCGACGCAGCGCTTACTTCAAGGTGCCGATCCGCACCAATCTGTGGCCGCAGGTCCGGGAAGTGGTGAAAATGCTCGAGAAACCCCGGCAGCAGATCCCCTATCGTCTGGAAGGTGAGCTGGAAACCGGTTTATTCATCGCTGACTACGTGCACCTGGAACGCAATGGCGTGATAATCGCCGCCGATTTTATTGCGGAGTAA